gagcgtctgtctccacagtaaatcacctGAGTGTTTAATGGTTATTTATATGTGCTTTAGTACGTAACCACCAcgaaacaagaaaataacattttatttctctcattcactgctttgttctcgctaCCGCTGCCAACAAAATGTAACTGTTCAATCATGGGATATCTGATCAACCTTTCCTCCAAAGATGCAGTTAGTTGCTTTTGGGCAGAAGATGCCAAATATGCAAATCTAGTGACAGTAAGGTGGTTCAGAATGGGAGGCTCAGTATCTGGATGATTGCTGAGAAAGAACATCAGGGTTAAAAGGAATGAAAGGACTTCAGACAATGAGTCTGTGCTGTCCTTGAGAGAcgtctgaatgaaaatgaacatcTATCCCTGCATTTAGGGAGAAGACTGCTATGCCGCACACACTGAGAGGACCCCAACACATCCTGGCAGCTCACTGCATAGAGCACAGGAAGAGAGGAGTATAGAAAGtggggagaaacagagagagagagagagagagagagagagagagagagagagatgagagagcaAATAATAGTAGGGGGGTAaggggatgctgcagaggaAAGGAAATCGCATTACGCACATGTGAGCACTGTACAGAAAATGACTGataaaacactacataaaatacatgaatCGTTTTCCAGTGCAAAGGTAGATAGAGTGTGTACGTGAGCATGTATCGGGGGGCTGATAGGTGGTCTAAGACAAATAGATGATCATTGATCCTATGCTAATAGAAAAAAGACTGCTCAACCTACGTGTGGCAGATctatagatacacacacacatacacatcaataGACATTTATCTAAGTTCTTGCATACAGTACACGGCATACGTGTTTTTCATAATGGCGCTCACAGTAATGCATACATCTCCTTATTCCACCATTGTTCATTTACCcacttattttttctttacttacactgtgtatgtatctactctcttcctgtctttcaaaaacacacacacagacaccctgCGTACCTAATTTCTTTTACACTCTCCAtccatcatccctccctccctccctctatctCCCTGACTGTGCTGTTATCAATGGGATTGCAGCAGTCAGGACATTTGCACTGAATTAACAGCATTCCTCCACTTTCCTCAGTGTGTTATTGGCGCCCCCTATCTGCAGTATGTTGGCATAGCCTCTGCTTTCCACTTTACTGCAATGTCCcaaacccctcctcctccaccagcaataaattaaacacataaaatacttgTGATAAAGGCTCGAACTGGTCAGAAAAATGTTGGCACACAGGGGTGACAGTTTCCTGTAGTGtcacttaaaataaaaagtgatgATGTTTGCAAATTTTTAACACATCCCTTCCTCCTTGTGTCTGTCGCTCTCTGCAGTATGTGGCGTTTGGCTCgctcttcttcatcctcctctccatctccaccTTCTGCCTGGAGACACACGAAGCTTTCAACACCATCTACAACAAAACAGAGAACGTCACCATTGGCAACATGACACACGAGGAGGtactgtgtttttgtgaattGGTTAGTCTGACAGACTTAATGTGACTGTTTTGAAAGGGTTTTACAGTGATTTAGTGTTGCACTACCATGAAGTTTGGAGACttgcaaaaacagataaaaaaaggaggaggacaagatatcctgacttttagtcacTAGAATcagtcaagctccaaaaatgaTTCTaaatttcccatgatgcaaccaAGAGCATCCTTTCATGAGACCCTAATGTCATCTTGGAATGATCATGATTATGAGATTCCAACTTGTAAATAGCATTCACAtcaatgtcaaaatattttcaaCCCTAATTCAACCAAGTTGAGTTGTCTTGTGATGTGAACACTTGGAAGTTGTAAATATTGGAATCTTTCCCATCCGTCCCATATCACCCTAGGGGTCAGCTCAGAGTTAGTGAGGATCACCCTCAAATAAATTATGTTGGGTTAAAACAGAATTGCTAAAGAAAATGGAACTTTTTACAGGAAGCACAAATAGCACGCATGCATATAACATTTAAATGGTAGAGCACTATACCCAGAGGCACAAGGTATTGACACAGGGACGGCTTTAATCATTTCATGAGACCTTTACTTTGACAGTACTGtcaatatgaatgaatgattcaTGAATGAATAGAGGCTTGATAAAATCAACTAATCCTTTATTCCTTTCTTCCACCCTCCAGATAGTGTATGAGGTGGTCACAGATGGCTGGCTGACATATGTGGAGGGCGTCTGCGTCATCTGGTTCACCATTGAGGTGATGGCGCGTGTCATCTTCTGTCCTGACAAGGCAGAGTTCTTCCGCAGCGCCCTTAACATCATAGACTTTGTGGCCATTGTGCCCTTTTACCTGGAGGTGGCGTTGAGTGGCCTGTCCTCCAAAACAGCCAAAGACGTGCTGAGCTTCCTGCGTGTGGTGCGCTTTGTCCGTATCCTGCGTATATTCAAGCTGACCCGCCACTTTGTCGGTTTGCGGGTTTTGGGCCACACTTTACGGGCAAGCACCAATGAGTTCCTGCTGCTCATCATCTTCCTGGCGCTGGGCGTCCTCATCTTTGCTACCATGATCTACTATGCTGAACGCATAGGTGCCGACCCAGACGATCCAACGGCTGCGGCCCACACCAACTTCAAGAACATCCCCATTGGTTTCTGGTGGGCTGTGGTGACCATGACCACGCTGGGCTACGGGGATATGTACCCTGAGACATGGTCAGGAATGCTGGTGGGTGCCCTCTGCGCCTTGGCTGGTGTGCTGACCATTGCCATGCCTGTGCCCGTCATTGTCAACAACTTCGGCATGTACTACTCCCTGGCCATGGCCAAGCAGAAGCTCCCCAAGAAGAGGAACAAGCACATCCCCCGAGCTCCACAACCAGGCAGCCCCAACTACTGCAAGCCAGATGCTCTCGCCATGGCAACCGCCTCACCGCACAGGCTGATGGGCAATGTGCTTGGACCGGGCATGGTGGGATCCGGCAGCATGATGGGTACTGGAGATTGTCCACTGGCACAGGAGGAGATCATTGAAATCAACAGGGCAGGTGAGTGATCGAGGAACAGAACTGAGATATTTTGAGAATATTTGGGTCCATGGTGTGTGGATGTGGGAAAAACACAAGTACCAAGTCCATAAAACAGTCATGGATTgcagacagttatgagacaAGAGTCAATGGTACAAATACCTCTCTTGAATACACTTTTTGTATGGTTGGTGACCAAGCTTGCTAACTGCCTattagcaagaaaaaaaataactttagcATGGTCCTGGCtagttagcatgttagcagttagcttaCAAGCTACAATATTTAGCCAACCAGTACTTGTCTATTTTGTGAAAAAAGTTGGCCCAGCCAACTGGTCAAACCAAAAATTACTCAATTAAGAATTATATTAAACCGAAAAGCGCCAAATCTACAACATTTGAGAAGCaagaaacaatttttttttttttgcttgataaattactctgATAAAATTATCAAGAATTTGAAGGTTGTGATAGTCACTAAAAAGTGTTTGAATTCAATGTGAGTGTTGGAATGTGGTTGTGGTCAAGCATGgggcatgtttgtgtatgtgtgtctgtgggctCCGGTACAATGTTTTGGCATGGCTGAGaaagaatttgtttttcactcatGTCTCATCTCTTCTTCACTACTTATTGAGTTCCAAATTACAAACTTAATCACTGGAGTGGCCTTgagaaaaataatgatataacaCTGTCAAAGTTTCTCACTTTCTTGTCAAACTGATGACCAGAGGTCAGATTTCAAGCACTGAATGGATGTGAGAAGTGTGTATCTTCAGGTTTTGAAGCTGTAAATAACTTGCTAATGTCCTCGTTCTTCCTGGAGTGGAGTACACTAAAATAGATTTTAATTTACGATGGGACGAgaaggctgaaaaaaaaaagcttattaCTTTCTCTAGACAAATCCATCTCTTTACTCTGCCAGCCAGATGctgtacagctgaggctgacaTGCTCAGATAATCCTGGATCGGgtctatatacagtagatattcagtattttctgcCTGTCGAAACATTGATCCAAGCCATCTCATCTCATTTCGGCTCAGCTCATCTCTGCTGTACTCTACTGTTTTAATAGAGGTGTCCATCATCTGCACTGATacagggatgtgtgtgtgtgtgtgtgtatgtgtgtgtgtatgtgcgtgtgtgtgtgtttgtgtgtgtgtgtgtgtgtgtgtttgtgtgtggttttttgcctttttttgcctttttttgcCTTTACAGGATTTAAGGTTTATAACTATGAATAGTCTAAAAATTGGCTTGCCACCAATAGCAAAATGACAtgtaatctgtgtgtgtacgtgtgtgtgtgcatgtgtatttgtgtgtgttagacCACTTAAGTACTTGCTTTTAAATAAGCATTCCTTTAAAGCATTTGCTGTGCACATCTCTAGAAATTTATGCTACGTGTCTGCAAGATATGATTGAGCCCATGAACTGTTGGGGCTGTATATCGGGGTGTGACACAAGGTCAGCAACTAACTCagatagagctgcaatgattagtcaagtAACTGATTAGTCAGTCGACAGAAAAtcgtttgagtcattttttaaagaaatacaaaaaatctTAGGTTCCAACTCcctaaatgtaaatattttctggtttctttagtccagtaaactgaatatcttcgggtTATGAACTATTGATCaagacaaaacaatattttaggacatcaccttgggctatgccattttctgacattttatataccaactgactaatcaattaatcaagaaaaataatggaaagatcaatcgataatgaaaataattgtcatttgCAGCCCTGAACCTCAGAGCAAACCGGAATCAATGATGGTTGAAAGCTTTTTAAGAAACTAAACATATTGTAACCTCCGCATAGTAAATCATTCCTGTTGTTCAACTTTGATTCATTTTGACATGCAAATTTGGGCTGTTCATAAATAGTAAACCATCTTGATGGAGCTATCCTTTTAGGAGACAGAGGGAGCTACCATAGCCTAgcacagtggttcccaacattttTCTACTGGGGCCCCTTTTGtggttaaaaatattttcacccCCACCTTTGCCAATTAGCAAAAGTTAGCATGCTATCATGCTAAGCTAAGGTGTTGACAATGGTAAACATGCAGGCTGACTGCAGACACAAAGGCTTGTTACTGGTGTATTGTGTGAAACCATTTGTGCCACCTCTATcctttgctgtgtgtgtgtgcgtgcgtatgtgcgcgtgcacgtgtgtgtgtgtgtgtgtgtgtgtgtccacccCTCTGGCCTGTATCTGTAACTGTTGAGCAGTAAGTCATATCAGATTAGTTTTGACAGCTGTGTTGAAAGGTACAAACACTGCTTCCCCTGTAGCAATCTccgttttttgtttgtgtgtgtgtgtgcatgtgtgtgtgtgtatgtgcattacAGTATATACTCTCTCCTACTCCTTtgttttgcctctcattcaGTGCTGTTCAATGCCGTGTACATGTAtatgaagtgtgtgtatgtgtctgtaggtgtgtgtgtttgtgtgtgtgtgtgtgtttacagcctgCTCTACTGCAGTGTGTTGGTCATGTGATCAGTATAGCTATCACAAGGCACTAACGTTCCTTTACattcccctccttctctccctctctcctcttcccctgTCTCCcctatcatccctccatcctctccttaccctctttaattttctttttacctcCTAATCGTTTTTCTGTTACCGCTTCTCTAACATCTCTCGATTTTCGGCTTCTGTTTCTCATCTCCTAATCCCTTCTCCTCGCCATCCTCTGAGTCGCTCCTCACCACCTCCGTTCTTATCTCCCTTTTCCATTTGTATTGCTTTTATGCTTTCAACCTTACCTTCCCTGCTTCTCTCAATGGGTCCACCtctcacccccacccccctcctctgATACTCCTCCTACTCCTCTCTCCTGACCATTAATCTTCTCCTACttcacctcccctcctcctca
The genomic region above belongs to Thunnus albacares chromosome 17, fThuAlb1.1, whole genome shotgun sequence and contains:
- the LOC122966848 gene encoding potassium voltage-gated channel subfamily C member 1-like isoform X2, encoding MTCSASDSEKIVINCGGIRHETYRSTLKTLPGTRLSWLTEPDAYSNFDYDPKSDEFFFDRHPATFAFILNYYRTGKLHCPNDVCGPLFEEELAFWGIDETDVEACCWMNYRQHRDAEEALDSFETPEPDAPEDDPALTGGADGDLKRLCMQEDGRKATWWEVWQPNMWALFEDPYSSKYARYVAFGSLFFILLSISTFCLETHEAFNTIYNKTENVTIGNMTHEEIVYEVVTDGWLTYVEGVCVIWFTIEVMARVIFCPDKAEFFRSALNIIDFVAIVPFYLEVALSGLSSKTAKDVLSFLRVVRFVRILRIFKLTRHFVGLRVLGHTLRASTNEFLLLIIFLALGVLIFATMIYYAERIGADPDDPTAAAHTNFKNIPIGFWWAVVTMTTLGYGDMYPETWSGMLVGALCALAGVLTIAMPVPVIVNNFGMYYSLAMAKQKLPKKRNKHIPRAPQPGSPNYCKPDALAMATASPHRLMGNVLGPGMVGSGSMMGTGDCPLAQEEIIEINRADSKQNGDAAANAAALANEDCPTIDQVLGDERSPATGGLGSTTSRERYPHDRACFLLSAGEFQRTTDGNVRKVLSF
- the LOC122966848 gene encoding potassium voltage-gated channel subfamily C member 1-like isoform X1, giving the protein MTCSASDSEKIVINCGGIRHETYRSTLKTLPGTRLSWLTEPDAYSNFDYDPKSDEFFFDRHPATFAFILNYYRTGKLHCPNDVCGPLFEEELAFWGIDETDVEACCWMNYRQHRDAEEALDSFETPEPDAPEDDPALTGGADGDLKRLCMQEDGRKATWWEVWQPNMWALFEDPYSSKYARYVAFGSLFFILLSISTFCLETHEAFNTIYNKTENVTIGNMTHEEIVYEVVTDGWLTYVEGVCVIWFTIEVMARVIFCPDKAEFFRSALNIIDFVAIVPFYLEVALSGLSSKTAKDVLSFLRVVRFVRILRIFKLTRHFVGLRVLGHTLRASTNEFLLLIIFLALGVLIFATMIYYAERIGADPDDPTAAAHTNFKNIPIGFWWAVVTMTTLGYGDMYPETWSGMLVGALCALAGVLTIAMPVPVIVNNFGMYYSLAMAKQKLPKKRNKHIPRAPQPGSPNYCKPDALAMATASPHRLMGNVLGPGMVGSGSMMGTGDCPLAQEEIIEINRADSKQNGDAAANAAALANEDCPTIDQVLGDERSPATGGLGSTTSRERYPHDRACFLLSAGEFQRTTDGNVRKVGGTVNGYWSDSPW